The DNA sequence CTGCTGGAAGTAGGCGCGGCTGACGCCAAAGCCCTTGGCCCCCACCACGTCCACCCGCATGGAGGGCACCACGACCTCGCGCGTCTTAGAGCCCCGTCCGGCCGTCTCGCCGACCTCCTCGACCTCGACCTCGCGGCCCCCGAGTTCGGTGAGGCCTTCCAGGGTTTGCGCGGCCTTGCCGGTCACGGCGATCAGAAAGGACCCCCCACGCTCCTCGCGCACGTCGCCGATCTGGTCTTCGGGGAGGTTCAGGCGGCGCAGATGCACCGTGAAGTCCTGCACGTCCCAGGCTGGGCCGCCCGCCTGTGGAGTCACGCGCAGGACGGTCACGCCGCTATCTACCCCGGGGATGTGGGCGGGGTAGAGGGTCAGCACCACCCGGCGGGCGTCGGGGAAGCCGCCCGCGATCACGAAGCGCACCTCGTCGTCCTGGAGCTGACGGCGGTCGATGTCGTCGCCGTCGAGAAAGGTCGTGCGGACCACGCGCCCACCGCGCGCCTGCGCCACCAGCGTGGGGAGCTTCTGCTTCATGGGGCGCAGGATAGCGGGGAAACGGGGTGGGCGTGTCCGCGCCTGCCGCGCCTCCTCTACACTGGCCCCCATGCACATCGCCGACCCGTACGGGGTGCCCGGGGCACCGCTGGAGACGCTGCACGCCATCCTCTCGCGGCTGGAGGGTATGAACCGCGCGGGCGGTCGGCTCATCCTGATCAGCGACCGGCAGGGGGACCGCCCCGCCACCCGCTACGCGGCCCTCCTCACGCTGGGCGACGAGGCCCTGATCACCGCCCCCGCCTTCGGCCCGGAGTACGGCGTGGCGGGAGCGCAGGCGCTCGCCGACCTGACGCGCTGGGCGCAGGGGCGCGGCTGGCCCGTGCGCGAGACGATCCTGCCGCCCCC is a window from the Deinococcus apachensis DSM 19763 genome containing:
- a CDS encoding DUF3197 domain-containing protein, producing the protein MHIADPYGVPGAPLETLHAILSRLEGMNRAGGRLILISDRQGDRPATRYAALLTLGDEALITAPAFGPEYGVAGAQALADLTRWAQGRGWPVRETILPPPDFVRVLAEPDEDEVARLIAASNPSDPAIYTTPPKPRPADDWEE
- a CDS encoding S4 domain-containing protein, translating into MKQKLPTLVAQARGGRVVRTTFLDGDDIDRRQLQDDEVRFVIAGGFPDARRVVLTLYPAHIPGVDSGVTVLRVTPQAGGPAWDVQDFTVHLRRLNLPEDQIGDVREERGGSFLIAVTGKAAQTLEGLTELGGREVEVEEVGETAGRGSKTREVVVPSMRVDVVGAKGFGVSRAYFQQGIDGGKVRLNGQPARSSSEIREGDSLSAEGIGRIDFKRVVNETRRGNFKVELEVHR